In one window of Arachis ipaensis cultivar K30076 chromosome B06, Araip1.1, whole genome shotgun sequence DNA:
- the LOC107645888 gene encoding protein YIPF1 homolog (The sequence of the model RefSeq protein was modified relative to this genomic sequence to represent the inferred CDS: added 76 bases not found in genome assembly), which translates to MMSGKYTTIDNQPGSVPAVPDSGHVAVKFADSNLQTFPPSSAQGKITGGSRPPRDADDTFSKPGSGGSSDESQQSGWFKTFALSTYKPFFDVDTSDVVERIIDSLFPFRGTFTEKTASNPDLYGPFWICTTLIFVAASMSTFVTYISHKLKHEKWEYDINLVSWSAGLFYGYVTIVPLCLYVILKYFSVPAGIVQLLCLYGYSLFVFIPALCMSIVPLEIFRWVIAAVAGLMSATFLALNLRAHIVSAGERWFLIVAGIFLLQLALAVVLKVYLFTVSV; encoded by the exons ATGATGTCAGGCAAATACACTACCATTGATAACCAGCCAGGATCTGTTCCT GCGGTTCCAGATTCAGGCCATGTCGCTGTTAAGTTCGCCG atTCAAATCTCCAGACATTTCCTCCGTCTAGCGCACAGGGCAAGATTACCGGTGGTTCCAGGCCTCCTCGTGATGCCGATG ATACATTTTCAAAACCTGGATCTGGTGGTTCTTCAGATGAATCCCAGCAGAGTGGGTGGTTTAAGACGTTTGCACTCTCTACTTACAAACC GAAAAAACTGCTAGCAACCCTGATTT GTATGGACCTTTCTGGATTTGTACCACCTTAATATTTGTAGCGGCATCTATGAGCACATTTGTGACATATATATCACACAAGCTGAAGCACGAGAAATGGGAATATGACATTAATCTTGTGTCCTGGTCTGCTGGTTTGTTTTATGGTTATGTTACCATAGTACCACTTTGTCTTTATGTAATTCTCAAGTACTTCTCCGTGCCAGCTGGCATTGTCCAGTTACTCTGTCTATATGGATATTCCCTATTTGTCTTTATTCCGGCTCTG TGTATGTCCATTGTGCCTCTGGAGATATTTAGATGGGTGATTGCAGCTGTGGCTGGGTTAATGTCAGCGACATTTCTGGCACTTAATCTCCGGGCACATATCGTATCGGCAGGTGAAAGGTGGTTCTTGATTGTTGCTGGCATTTTTCTGTTGCAGCTGGCTTTAGCCGTTGTACTAAAGGTTTACCTCTTCACAGTATCAGTTTGA
- the LOC107648011 gene encoding uncharacterized protein LOC107648011 isoform X2, with amino-acid sequence MAHSHTNTLIRKQRDLLLVATGHIVATGHHHHTAPCVVVERTASSPPSVARCTASSRVGAPCASVVVVAFSPGVARGCCCLAVCVIAVGEDVVNPGKCEKARLKEMQKMKKQKLQEILDAQNAAIDADMNNKGKGRLKYLLQQTKLFAHFVKGEQSSQKTRGAAMHQK; translated from the exons ATGGCTCACTCACACACTAATACGCTCATCAGAAAGCAAAGGGATCTTCTTCTCGTAGCCACCGGCCACATCGTTGCCACCGGCCACCACCACCACACTGCTCCCTGCGTTGTCGTTGAACGCACGGCATCGTCGCCTCCGTCTGTGGCTCGCTGCACTGCGTCGTCGCGTGTTGGTGCTCCCTGTGCATCTGTCGTCGTCGTTGCTTTCTCGCCCGGCGTTGCTCGCGGTTGTTGCTGCCTCGCTGTTTGCGTCATCGCTGTG GGTGAAGATGTTGTTAATCCTGGCAAGTGTGAGAAGGCTAGATTGAAAGAGATgcaaaaaatgaaaaaacaaaagCTTCAGGAGATATTGGATGCACAAAATGCAGCCATAGATGCCGATATG AATAATAAAGGAAAAGGAAGACTAAAATATCTCTTACAGCAGACTAAGCTGTTTGCACATTTTGTAAAAGGTGAACAATCATCTCAGAAGACAAGAG GGGCCGCCATGCATCAAAAGTGA
- the LOC107645887 gene encoding serine--tRNA ligase, whose translation MLDINLFREEKGHNPELIRESQRRRFASVELVDDVINLDKEWRKRQFELETLRKDFNKINKEVSKLKRAGEDATKIIAESEETKKLIADKEVEVRDTLKLLNSKLESIGNLVHDSVPVSDDETNNAVIRTWGERRLEPKLKNHVDLVELLGIADTKKGADVAGGRGFYLKGDGVRLNQALINFGLDFLEKRGYTLLHTPFFMRKDIMSKCAQLAQFDEELYKVTGEGDDKYLIATAEQPLCAYHLDDWIHPTQLPIRYAGYSSCFRKEAGSHGRDTLGIFRVHQFEKVEQFCLTSPNDNDSWNMHEEMLKNSEDFYKELNIPYQVVAIVSGALNDAAAKKYDLEAWFPSSQTYRELVSCSNCTDYQSRKLEIRYGQKKSNEQMKQYVHLLNSTLTATERTICCILENNQKEDGVEIPEALRPFMGGKTFLPFKNQPVSEAKGKKSKA comes from the exons ATGTTAGATATTAACCTGTTCAGGGAGGAGAAGGGCCACAACCCTGAACTCATCCGCGAATCTCAACGGCGTCGTTTCGCCAGCGTCGAACTCGTCGATGACGTCATCAATCTCGACAAGGAGTGGCGCAAGCGTCAATTCGAGCTCGAGACTCTCCGCAAAGACTTCAATAAGATCAACAAGGAAGTCTCCAAGCTCAAGCGT GCTGGTGAAGATGCAACCAAGATTATTGCCGAATCGGAGGAGACTAAGAAACTCATTGCTGACAAAGAGGTCGAAGTTCGCGACACTCTCAAACTCTTGAACTCTAAATTGGAGAGCATTGGAAACCTTGTCCACGATTCTGTTCCCGTCAGCGATGATGAGACCAACAATGCTGTCATTCGAACGTGGGGAGAGAGGAGGCTCGAGCCTAAGCTAAAGAATCACGTCGATCTAGTTGAGCTTCTTGGAATAGCAGACACAAAAAAAG GAGCTGATGTTGCTGGAGGTAGAGGCTTCTATCTTAAAGGAGATGGTGTTCGTCTTAATCAAGCACTCATAAACTTTGGTCTTGATTTTTTGGAGAAAAGGGGATATACTTTGTTGCATACTCCTTTCTTCATGAGAAAAGATATAATGTCAAAGTGTGCTCAATTAGCACAATTTGATGAAGAGCTTTACAAG GTAACGGGTGAAGGAGATGACAAATATCTGATAGCTACGGCTGAGCAGCCCCTATGTGCTTATCATCTAGATGATTGGATCCACCCAACCCAGCTACCGATAAG ATATGCTGGATATTCATCTTGCTTTCGAAAAGAAGCTGGCTCACATGGTCGAGATACTCTTGGGATATTCCGTGTTCACCAATTTGAGAAAGTGGAACAGTTTTGCCTTACTAGCCCAAATGACAATGATTCATGGAACATGCACGAGGAAATGTTAAAAAACTCTGAAGATTTCTATAAAGAA TTGAACATTCCATATCAAGTTGTTGCCATTGTGTCTGGTGCTTTGAATGATGCTGCAGCAAAGAAGTATGATCTAGAAGCATGGTTTCCATCTTCACAAACTTACAGAGAGCTAGTATCCTGTTCAAACTGTACAGACTACCAGTCCCGAAAACTAGAAATTCGATACGGGCAAAAGAAG AGCAATGAGCAAATGAAGCAATATGTTCACTTGTTGAACTCTACTCTCACAGCTACTGAGAGGACCATTTGCTGCATACTTGAGAACAACCAGAAGGAGGATGGTGTAGAGATACCCGAAGCCCTCAGACCATTCATGGGTGGAAAGACTTTCCTACCTTTCAAGAACCAACCAGTTAGTGAAGCCAAAGGGAAGAAATCAAAGGCCTAA
- the LOC107648011 gene encoding uncharacterized protein LOC107648011 isoform X1, which yields MAHSHTNTLIRKQRDLLLVATGHIVATGHHHHTAPCVVVERTASSPPSVARCTASSRVGAPCASVVVVAFSPGVARGCCCLAVCVIAVGEDVVNPGKCEKARLKEMQKMKKQKLQEILDAQNAAIDADMNNKGKGRLKYLLQQTKLFAHFVKGEQSSQKTRGRGRHASKVTEEEKNEEYLKEEKIEGLPTY from the exons ATGGCTCACTCACACACTAATACGCTCATCAGAAAGCAAAGGGATCTTCTTCTCGTAGCCACCGGCCACATCGTTGCCACCGGCCACCACCACCACACTGCTCCCTGCGTTGTCGTTGAACGCACGGCATCGTCGCCTCCGTCTGTGGCTCGCTGCACTGCGTCGTCGCGTGTTGGTGCTCCCTGTGCATCTGTCGTCGTCGTTGCTTTCTCGCCCGGCGTTGCTCGCGGTTGTTGCTGCCTCGCTGTTTGCGTCATCGCTGTG GGTGAAGATGTTGTTAATCCTGGCAAGTGTGAGAAGGCTAGATTGAAAGAGATgcaaaaaatgaaaaaacaaaagCTTCAGGAGATATTGGATGCACAAAATGCAGCCATAGATGCCGATATG AATAATAAAGGAAAAGGAAGACTAAAATATCTCTTACAGCAGACTAAGCTGTTTGCACATTTTGTAAAAGGTGAACAATCATCTCAGAAGACAAGAGGCAG GGGCCGCCATGCATCAAAAGTGACAGAAGAGGAGAAAAATGAAGAATacctaaaagaagaaaaaattgaagGATTACCAACTTACTAG